The Drechmeria coniospora strain ARSEF 6962 chromosome 02, whole genome shotgun sequence genome has a segment encoding these proteins:
- a CDS encoding hypothetical protein (related to carboxypeptidase) — MSLFLGTLVLALICLADAQSFRGEQRARNLTVIHYPRNVTVSFKEPRGVCKTAFDRQKQYTGWVNVPSEHPTNIFFYFVQAREKSDSLTIWLNGGPGASSMYGFFTGAGPCEVVEAGLDRYETVAREWGWDRASNMLFIDQPSQTGFSYDTPTDATISLMNDTITMPPIYKPGHIPPWDLVNGTLSSGNRTNEVNTTEAAALAVWHVMQGFLKTLPKFKLPLNLSSLSVSLFAESYGGKYGPIFAEMWQAQNQKLKTGALDRDSAVEIHLSSLGIISGWVDIATEIPGYIRFLHNNTYGIKAASSEEADSMLRNFTAIGGDRDLLAQCAAMARQYDPTGTGNQAQVNDACTKGMTIYDQAMAKYATIGRSSSDLAEQRGNTFPPYYFVDYLNQAAILDEIGSPINFSTLNFDVYNRFYETGDYARGGNIARLAKLLNSGVRIGLVHGDRDFSCNWFGGEAVSLSIAQQAEGDYSIKFPAAGYEPIRVNKTYIGGEVRQFGNLSFSRIYQAGHAIPSYQPETAFQVFSRILTGKSVSTGKEINMDTFGTKGPLQSTTQLKLPDQTSPTCFVRVAWATCTDKMIRLAKEGGGAVINGVLYNSTQDWSPARVPVSTPTSHSAESVGKGRCKKSRRSVTSRL; from the exons ATGAGTCTCTTTCTAGGTACCCTTGTGCTCGCACTCATCTGCCTTGCCGACGCTCAGTCTTTTCGGGGAGAGCAGAGGGCCCGTAATCTAACTGTCATCCACTACCCTAGGAACGTGACCGTCTCGTTCAAGGAACCTCGCGGCGTCTGCAAAACAGCCTTTGATAGGCAGAAGCAATATACGGGATGGGTCAATGTTCCAAGCGAGCATCCCACTAATATATTCTTCTACTTTGTTCAAGCCCGCGAGAAGTCGGATAGTTTAACGATATGGTTGAACGGTGGGCCTGGGGCCAGCTCCATGTATGGCTTCTTTACCGGGGCCGGCCCTTGCGAGGTTGTCGAGGCAGGCCTTGACCGGTACGAGACCGTCGCCCGAGAATGGGGCTGGGACCGCGCATCCAATATGCTATTTATTGATCAG CCCAGCCAGACCGGATTTTCCTACGACACGCCTACCGATGCTACTATATCTCTGATGAATGATACGATCACGATGCCCCCAATCTACAAGCCTGGACATATCCCACCCTGGGATTTAGTCAATGGAACGTTGAGCAGCGGCAACCGTACAAATGAAGTCAACACCACCGAAGCGGCGGCCCTAGCTGTTTGGCACGTTATGCAAGGCTTTCTTAAAACTCTGCCTAAATTCAAGCTTCCACTAAACTTATCGTCTCTTTCTGTTAGCCTTTTTGCCGAAAGCTATGGCGGCAAGTACGGGCCGATATTCGCAGAGATGTGGCAGGCGCAGAATCAAAAACTTAAAACTGGTGCTCTAGATCGAGACTCGGCAGTCGAGATACATCTATCATCGCTCGGCATCATCAGTGGCTGGGTTGACATTGCGACCGAAATACCTGGCTACATCCGCTTCCTTCATAATAACACATATGGTATCAAGGCAGCATCGAGTGAAGAAGCAGACTCAATGCTGCGCAACTTTACCGCCATTGGCGGTGATAGGGATTTGCTAGCCCAATGTGCCGCGATGGCTAGGCAATATGACCCAACAGGTACAGGCAATCAAGCGCAGGTAAATGATGCTTGTACTAAAGGAATGACAATATATGATCAAGCCATGGCAAAGTACGCTACAATAGGCAGAAGTTCCTCTGACCTAGCTGAGCAACGGGGCAATACATTTCCTCCGTATTACTTCGTTGATTACCTTAACCAAGCAGCTATTCTAGATGAGATTGGGTCGCCAATTAACTTTTCTACCCTAAACTTTGACGTTTACAATAGATTCTATGAAACAGGTGATTATGCCAGGGGTGGTAACATAGCCCGGCTCGCAAAACTACTCAACAGCGGAGTTCGAATAGGGCTGGTGCATGGCGATAGAGACTTTTCTTGCAACTGGTTCGGAGGTGAGGCTGTCTCACTAAGCATTGCCCAACAGGCAGAAGGCGATTATTCCATCAAGTTTCCAGCAGCAGGCTACGAACCAATCCGCGTAAACAAGACCTATATTGGTGGCGAGGTTCGCCAGTTTGGCAACCTCTCTTTCAGTCGCATATACCAGGCGGGCCATGCTATACCCTCATATCAACCCGAGACGGCGTTCCAGGTCTTCTCCCGCATTTTAACAGGAAAATCTGTCTCGACCGGTAAGGAAATCAATATGGATACCTTTGGCACAAAAGGCCCTTTACAATCGACAACACAACTCAAACTACCAGACCAAACGAGCCCGACATGCTTTGTCCGAGTAGCTTGGGCCACTTGCACAGACAAAATGATTCGTCTGGCCAAggaaggaggcggcgcggTAATCAATGGTGTTCTGTATAACAGCACACAGGATTGGTCACCAGCTAGGGTGCCAGTATCAACACCAACTTCCCATTCAGCCGAGTCTGTCGGGAAAGGCCGCTGCAAAAAAAGTCGGCGTTCGGTCACGTCGCGCTTGTAA